The genome window ATGACCTGGCAAAAGGTCTTGACCTGGCTAAGGAAGACTGGGAAAGACTGATGAAGGTAGACACCGTTGCTTTCAAGAAAACACTTGAAGATGCCAAGGTTTACCTCGCCAAGTTTGGTGATAAACTACCTAAGAAAATGACTGAACAGCTTGAAAAACTCGAGAAACGTCTCGGTTAATCAGGTTTTTACTTCCGGTTCATCTAATGGACCGGAGTCAATCTCCAAGCCCGTCCCATCCGGATGGGCTTTTTCTTTTATAATTTTATATGGGCATAAAAAAACCGCCCTAACCAGGGCGGTTTTACGGTTTAATTAACCAAAGGCATTAGCCTTTGAAGTCTCCCGGTTTGATTTCATCACCGTACTTTTCCCGTACAGCCTTGTATTTTGCAATGGTATCATCCCAGAATTTGTTCAGCTCTGCCGGTACATTGCTGTCTTTGCTGGCGAAGAATTTTTTGGTTCTTTCCAGTTTTTCAATCAGCTTGGTACAGCGGAAGGTAAACAGGTAGGTATATTTTTCTTTGTTGAAACCTTCGTTGGGAAGGAACTCGTCAAAGAGAGCCTGCAGATCTTCATACTTGGGAATCTTACCTGAAGGTGTATCCAGGGCTTCATATTCACCGTAAAATCTACCTTCTGCCCAGTGAAGCCATACTTTTTTGGCAAGCTTGCTGGTCATGAACTCACCCTTGGGTCCTCTCATGAAGTAGTTTGTGGAGTAGATCTTGGGGCAGTCTTTTACGGATTCTCCAAACTTGATGTTGTTCAGTGTGTATTCACCAAGAGGGTAGGATACAAAGTCCATATTTGCCATGGGAGAAGCCGCTCTCACACCTTCTGCACCAAGGGTGGCTGCGGTAGTTTCAGATTCGAGGGTACAGGCCTTAAGAAGAATTCCTTCTTTCCATGTGGCAGATTCTTCTACAGGCACAGATGTATCGCTGTCACGTCCTCCATAGAGGATACCCGAAATTTTTACACCGTCTTTTGCTTCAAATCCTTCTTTATCAAAGTTGGCAAGGTAGTCCAGTCTCATGGTATAGCGTGAGTTGGGGTGAGCAACTGGAACTACATTACCCTTATCGTCTTTCATTCCTTCAGTCCATTCACCAATATGGTTCAGACCGCTTTTAGGGGGTTCAACACCCTGGCCGAGCCAATATGGTTTTTTGTCGGGACCCTGAAGAATATTGGAGAAAATAACTTCCTGATTTATCATGGCGTTTTCGAAAATTACAGGATCGTCTTCGGCATTAACGTCTTTGATGATACCAAAAATACCCTGTTCTACATTCACGCCGCGGAATTCGCCGTCAATGTTTCTGAAGTACACAATGTCGTCTCCAACAATCTGTTCTCCGGGAATCATTGCTGTTGCTGTTTTACCACAGGCCGAGGGGTAAGCACCGGCAAAGTAGGTTTTTCTTCCACCCTTACCAAGACATGCCATAAGGAACATATGCTCACAGAGCCATCCTTCCTGGCCGGCCTTACTAATGGAAAGTCTCATGGCGTGTTTTTTAAGACCAATGGAGTTTCCCGCATACTGGTCATTCATGGAGTAAACAATATTGTTCTGTGTATCCATGTAGATTCTTCTTTTATCGAGATTTTTTGTACAACCTCTTTCGTCAAGCTCTCCTGCGGAGTGAATGAAACGGAAGAAATCCTCACTACCAGGATTGTTGAGGAAATGTTTGTACCCGGGTCTGTACAGTATGGATTCGGAGTGGGTTACATAGGAAGAGTCTGTAAACTGGATACAGGGGATGGTGAAGGGGCTTTCTGCAGGACCTTCGGTGAAGAATTTTACGTAGGCTTCCTTGCCGGCCATGATGTTTTTGGCAATGCCCATAATCTCTTCTTTTGCCTCATCATAGGGAAGAGAGTTCATGGCTTTCATCTTGTCCAGATTTTCAGGGTATACCATGTAACGGGTATTTACCTTGTCCCGGGCCTGATCGCCGTAACCATCCCAGTGAATGGTCTGCTCTGAATTTGCCATGGGATGTTCTTCACCGTTTTTAAGGGCGGCAGCCTTTATGTACTCTTCGTCTTCTTTGCTGTCATCACAAACATAGATGGTCTTAGGATTACAATGTTCGGCAAAGCTGCCTACGAAATCCATGACTTTGTCATTCTTGAGAGCCTCCAGTTTAGCAAAGCTCTTGTCTGTCATTTTGCTTTTTAGAAGGTTTGTATACTTGGACATTTTAACTCCTTGAAATATAGAAAATATTCTATCCCTTTAACAGGGGAAACCTGATTTTTCGCCTCGGACAGTCAAATACATTCATGCATATAAAGGCCCGAAGGTATGATATGAGACTTAAATAATAGGCCAGAAGTAAAATGAGAGTCAATGAAGGGTTTATTTGATAAGAGAATTAATTGCCTTAGTAGATAGAAAATATAAGTATTCGTTAGTTGACTAAATAGCTAATATTTAAAATTCAGATAGGGCCGGCAGAAATAAAAAAAGGAGTCCTCTTAAAAGAGCACTCCCTCTATCGGGTTTTTCTTTACCCTTAGTGGTGACCGTGTGCACCATGTACATGACCGTGTTCAAGTTCTTCTGCTGTGGCTTCTCTCACATCTGTGATGCCCACTTCAAAATCAAGGGTCATTCCTGCCAGAGGATGGTTTCCATTGATTGTGATCTCATCTCCATCAATACTGTCGACCCGGACTACCATGACATGGCCATCTTCACTACTGGCTTGAAATTCCATACCCACTTCAATGTCATCCACACCCTGGAATGATTCTTTTGGCAGCTTTTGAATAAGCTGGGGCATATGCTCACCATAGCCTTCGGCGGGAGATACTTTTACTCTCAGCGTGTCGCCGGAGGTTTTTCCATTGAGTTCTTTTTCGAGACCGGGAACGAGGGCTCCCACACCATGGAGAAAGACCAGAGGATCTCCTGTCCCTGAAGCATCCAGGATCTCTCCTGCTTCGTTTCTGAGTTTGTAGTCCATGGATACGACACATTTTCCATTTATTTTCATAATTGCTCCTGATTAACCGGCTCACCGGGTATTTCAATATAAATATTTGAACAAGTATAGGAACTTCTTGGACATTTTGCATCTCATCCTTTACAGACTTCACAAAAAACTGACACAAAGTTCAAAGAATCTTGATCATATTCCTATTATAAGAACACGTCCTTCTCTTATATTCATTTCATAAAGAAAAATAATTCAAAAAGTTAGAAAGAAGGCATTTCTTCTTTCCACAGTTAATAAAGTACATTTTCAGAAAAGTAATTGGCCTCCCATTGTGGAGGCTGTATTATTTATAAGTCTTTTTGAATTCTCAAGGTGAATTCCTTCGTTGTCCTTTCGGGAGACCTTATTTCCTCATGGTTATACGAATCCGAAGGAGACCTTTATGAAATTCTGGGAGATTCTTATCCTTTTCATTTTTCTGTTGACCCGGTCCCTGTATTCCCATGAAATTGTGACCTACGGTGAAGAGACCAAGTCCATGGAAAGTGCAATTTACTTTAGTGAGATCCAGTTAGGATCTGATCCATTGGTCTGGTATGAGACTTTAAACCTCGGAAGGACTTTGCCATCAGAATTAGACTTTTGGCTCAAGGAAGCTGAATCTGAGTTGAAAGAGTGGGCCACTCATGCTCTTCAAAAAAATATCCCTTCCTATGACCTGACATCTCTTGTCGGAACTATGGAAGAGCAGGACAGGCAATGGCTCTATCAGACTGTAGATGGTTCTGTCCTCTTTGATTCTCAAGGAGATCCTCTTCTCAGGTCCATCGACCCTGAAACAACTCAATTAGAAAAAATGGAGTGGGAACAAACAGTCCTATCTGTGCAGGATATCATACTTCAAAATTGGTCCATGGAAGCTGAAAGTGTTTTTCAACAGATCCAACACTCCTTACCCGAAGAGTTCAGAGACTCTGTAAAAAATCATTTGCAAGTCAGTCTTGATCAATACAGACAGCGGATCAGGGCCGAAACGGATCGCTTGATCACTTGGTCCTCCCGCTCTTTTGATGCTATCAGACGGGATGATTTGTATTCAATGAGAAACAAGAGTGAGGAAGACACTGCTGAATCGCTGGCTGAACAGCTGATTCAAGAGACAAGGTTTTCTCTTCATGAAACGGATCAGATTCTGGAAGAAGGAATAGACGACTTAAAAAATGCTGTGGTTCAGGATGCCGAGTTTTCGATAGAGAACTGGGACAAAAGTTTTCAGGATGAGTTTTACAAAGGTTTGGAAAAATGGAACCAGGCAGAGGAAGAGTTTATTACAGAGCGTCTCAACTGGGAATTAAGAGTTGAAACTGGTTATCAGGAGGCTGAACAAAACTGGGATAAGGCACTTGTTCTGTTCTCACAGAAGAGGAAGGAGTGGATTCAAGAGCTTACAGACCTTCTGGATGAGGGCCAGCAGGAGTGGCTTGATCAAGAAGATCGCTTTGTAGAGCAGTTTCAGAATATCGCTCAGGAGATAGAACAAGCGGCGGTTGAGCAGGAGTATAAGTTTTCTGAGCAAGTTCAATCTGCTCTTGAAGTCTACAGGGAGAACCTTTATCTCCTGGATAGGGCAGAGGAAAACACCCTTTTTTATCAGAATAAAATAGACCAGTTGGAAGGAAGCATCTCATCTCTAGCATCGGATATCATAGCTCTCGAAGACGAGAAGTTGAGTTTCATAAACCAAATCCAGAATTTACAAAACATGATTAGTAATGATGATCCTCATGATCCTTCGAGTTCTGGTTTGGGGAATTTTTTAATCCTTATACAGCAAAAGGCAATGGGACCTCTGGATTCTCGGTTGGACACCTTAAATGCACAGTGGACTGTCCTAAGCTCGGAGAAGAATTATTTTGAGAATGAAAAAAAGAATTGGGAGGGCCTTGAAGTTTCGATTGGTGATCAATTGAATTCATCTCTTAATATGCTTCTGACTTTGGAAGAACAGGTCAGGGAGTATGATTCTTCAGTTCCAATCGATACTCTGGATATCGAAATTCAGAGAATGAAAATCCAGAGGGACAGTCTGTATCAGCAGTATCTAATTTCAGAAGCGGTTGTGGACTATGCCGATCTGAACTCTTCAGCCCGGGCAACAGAGGCGCAGACTCTTGAATCATTTCAGGAAGCTGAAAGGGCTTTAGCAGACATGGAACAGTTGTATAGTGAGGCCACTATCACTCTGTCGGAATTAAGCTTATCCCTGGGAGAAGGGCAAGAAGAGCTACTCGAAGCGCGCAGGGTCATGGATGAGGCCCTGTCTTTGATGGTTGAAGCTCAGAACACATATGAAACATCCTTTGCTGTGTATCAGAATAATAATCCCGCTGTCATTGAACAGATGATGGAAGATCTTAAAGATGAGTTGTGTTCCTGGTATGAGGGTTCAGAGGGTTTACCCGGGGCCAAAGAAGAGATGTATGACCAATATATTCAGGCAGGTGAGTGGGAACATTTGGAGTCTCTTCGTGCCATGAAGCAGGATCTCCTCCTGGATCTTCTTGGAGCTGAAGTGGAGGGACAAGCAGGAATATATGGAAATATCCATCTTATGGAAGAGGAATCGGTCAGTTTAAACGGTTTGTATCCGGATTTTCTTCAGGACGATTTAGCTGCTTGGCAGCTGAAAATGGAAGAAGCTGGATTTCACCCGACATCGGAAGAATATGTACAACTCTCAGGATACTATGAGCAGGCTCTTTCCTTGCCAGAGTCCGATTCAAAGAAGGCGGCTCTCAAACTTTTGCTGAGTCTGCAGCAGATCAGAAACCAGGCTCAGTCGGATCTTTTATGGAGTCAGAGTCTTCTCTTTTTTCTGGGAATTCCGGAACAGGATGTTTTTAACTTGGAGTCAAGAAGGATGACCCTGGAGGAAAATCTCGCTGATGCTGAAAATGCATTCTATTGGGAGAAGGGAGCTCTCCTTTATCAGATTCTCTCCTCTTATGAGGATGATCAATCTAATTCAGAACCCTGGTTTGAATATGCCGCCTTTCTAAAGAGTCTTTCATTTAATACAGCTCCTTTAGATCTGGAGGCTCTCGCCGATTTGACAGGTTTACTTGATCAAGTCAGAACCGGAAGTATGAGCCGGGAGGATGTTCTGAGTCTTCTTGAGGACGGGGCTTTGTTCTGGTTGAAGCTCTTAACAGATGAAACTGATGATATCCCCGGCTTGGATTACCTAAATCTTTATCTATCAGAACCTCTTTTATCAATCACAGAGGCTCAGGCGGAACTGGACGCCTGGGGGCAGGCCGTTTCTTTATTTCCCTCCTGGTCTAAGGAAATGCTGACATCTCAGTTTCAACAAGATTTTACGACGGGATCACAATTTGTTCAGAACCTGATTCAGATGGAGGATCTGGATTCGCTTCTGGATTGTTATTATCCCCTCATTCAAGGGGATTCTTTACCGGACTATCTGACCCAAGGTTTTAATCGCCTTATAAAGGTGTTTTATAGTGAAGATCTAGATCAGATGAAACCGGATTCCAGTGTCTATTACGATGAAATGATCCGTTTACAGGATGTTCTTGCTTCCTTTGGGGAAACTGATTCTCAAAGAGACGTTTTTTTCTCTTCTCAAGAGTGTTTAGAAATCTATGGGCAAGAGGGTTTTACAGAACAACTGGAAGAGCTTCAGCGTTACGAATCCCTACTAAGATGGAAAAACTATGAATCAGACCAATGGAATAGAGCCTGGGAGAAAGCCTTTGAGACTTCCGTTGAAACTTCTTTGGATTTGATTGAACCTGAATTGGATCGGGATCTCCTATTTTCTGATTTTATTCGAGAGGAGGGGAATCTCAGTGTTTCCAGGGAGGAATTGGAAGCCCTGGATTTTGCTTCTAAAGAGTATCCTTTTCTAACGGAGTATACATCTTGGTCTGGAAATACAGCCCGTGATTTTCTAGAGGAGGTTTACCCTGAGGCCGGATTTCTAGAGGAACAATACTTGCTGTTGATAATGCAAAATCCCTACGATTCCTCTCTTGAGTCTTTGAAGAGGCAATGGGCTTGGAGTCTCTTCGAGGAAATGAGCCTTTCTCTGGAAACTAATCGTTCGGAGTATTATAAAACACAATTTTTAGAACGTCTTTGGGAGATAGAACCAGAAGATTCTAATATTGTGAGGAACGCGGAATTTGTCCAGGTTCATGCTGTTGAATGTCTGGATACATTCTTTTCCGGCTTGAGTGAAGGGCCTTCAGAAGGATCTGTTAGTCTTTTAAGAGAGATCCAAGGAATACAGCTCCTCATGGAGAATAAACAGATTATGTTGGAAAAACTGGAAGAGGATCTGAGCATCAGCCGACAGAATTCAATGCAATATAAAACAAATATTGTAGATCGGGATTTTCAAATTTATGAAGAACAAAAAATGAAATTTGACACAGCCTTGACCAACTATGAACGAATTTCTGAACACTTTGATTCTCTTCAGAAGGATTATCTGGCCGGACAGGATTTCCTGGATCAGACTTTTGAGGATCACAGCCGTGCTACTGTTCAATATCAGCAGGCCAAAGAGATCCTAGATTATGCCCAGACAGGTTATTCTCCAGGAGTCATCAATGTCTATTCTATCCGTGACAAACGATTCTCCGAATATGAGAAGGCTAGGGCTGCCTTAGAGGTCCTTGAAAATATCAGTGAGAACCAAAACCCTGTTAGCGATCTTGATGGTGATTGGACTGAATCTCTTGATTCAGGAAATCAAATTCTCTCTTTGATGAATAACCTGTCCTACACGAGGGATGAGTTGAGTTCGGAAATGGGCGAATTAAATAGAGAGTATGGAAATGTTCTGAATGATATGACCGGCACAGCCCAACAGCTTATTGATTTTTCCTTTCGTGACGAAGCGGGATTTTCCTTTGATCCATCGCAGACTGAGGGTACTATGACTGATTTTTCTACCTGGAAAAACAGTAGCCTTCAGACTCATATTGACCAATATTTTGATCAGCCTGATGTTTCAGAAACCTTTACCAAAGATGTCCTCCTATGGATGAATGCCCTTGGTGCTCAAGGGAATCTGGAGGGGATTTTTAAGAAATTTTCATTTGCCTTTTACAATGAATTGAGATCCATACAGGGTATGAGCTGGGATAGGATTAAACGAGATTACAGTATTGATCTGTTTACCAATCCACAGCATGAGGCATTACTCGATATTGACGGTACCATGTTCACATCGGTTTCAATTGGATATGTAGGGAATTTAGAGAAATTTAAAGCGGGTGGTTATGAAGTTGTCACTGACCAGTTCTTTAATTTAAACGGGGAATGTTTCAAAGTTTTCATCAGTGGAGAAGAATGGCTCCGAGAGCAGACAGAGTCGGCCCGTCGTGGGGTTCTATCAAACGGAAATTTGAAGAACCTCTACAGCTTTTATAAGGTCCTGATGTATTCCGGAGCCTTCAAGAGCAACTCTCTTAAGAAAGCGATGGAGAAGGATTTGTCTGCCATCGCCTGGGATTATATCGATGACGTTGCCAATTCTCAGCAGCAGAAATTTAAGAGAGTTATATTCAGCGGTTACCGGCCAAAAGGAGAAGAAATCAGGGATGTTCGAGATACAATTCAGTCTTCATCCTATGCTTTTAATGGAAAAACTCTTCGTAATTCCATAGCCTCTTCTGTACAAACCGTAGAGTCTCATCTAGGCACTCTGAAGCGTTGTACAAACAGGATGACTGAGCTATTCGGTTCGGAGGACTGTACAGCCGCCGGTTTGAAGAGTCTCACCTATTCAGTAAGTGGCATCTCTCTTGATTCAAGCCAGACAGAATTGCTTATGAGTAGTTTTTTCTCCATGTCTTCTCTCTATAAAGGGTCTAATTCAATGGCTCTGGATGGACTCTTGCAGGAGCTCTCTTCCCTAAAACAGCAGAATGATCAGGATCTTTATCGCAGAGAATTGGAGCTGTCTTCCAAACAGGATCAACTATATGATCAATTGGTTTCAACTTATGGACAGGCCTCATTTAATATTGAGGAATATGAAAGTATTGCCCGTAGCCTCTATTTACGGCCAGCCTATTTTTCTGAAGATTATCGAGACAGGACTTTTGCTTCTATATGGACGGCAGATCATCCCTCTTCCCGGGATAGTCTCTATACCCTGATGGCTTATGGAGACGAGTTGATCCGCGGATTCCAGAACAGGATGACCTTGGTCAGACAGGATCGGTACAATGAGTTTCAAAAAGGTCTGGAATCCATTTACGCCCAGAAGACCTACTGGGAAGAGAGAACCCAGGATTTAATCCAGGAAGGACTGGATCAGTGGAATCGTTCTACCCGTAAGCTTATAGGTCAAAGAGAGTCATGGAGAGGTTCCTACGAAAGAGAGTACCAATACAAGGTTGATTTATGGGACAAAAAATATTGGCTGATGACCGACAACAAAAACAGTTGGCTCAAAAATAGTTCGGAGGCTGCTGTGACATCCGGAACCATTGCTTTAGCGAACAACCTAGGCCTTGATGCAGAGCAATTGATCGGAGACGTCAGGTTCACCTTGATTCCGGATATCCAAACAAACCCTATTGACCTCTCGGAACTGGTTGAGTCTTCCTTAGAGGGGATGACTCTGGACCGTCTTTTAACAGGGATGAAAAACCTTGCAAGCCGGAATCTGGAAAACAATGTTATTTTCTCATCAAG of Oceanispirochaeta crateris contains these proteins:
- a CDS encoding phosphoenolpyruvate carboxykinase (GTP) codes for the protein MSKYTNLLKSKMTDKSFAKLEALKNDKVMDFVGSFAEHCNPKTIYVCDDSKEDEEYIKAAALKNGEEHPMANSEQTIHWDGYGDQARDKVNTRYMVYPENLDKMKAMNSLPYDEAKEEIMGIAKNIMAGKEAYVKFFTEGPAESPFTIPCIQFTDSSYVTHSESILYRPGYKHFLNNPGSEDFFRFIHSAGELDERGCTKNLDKRRIYMDTQNNIVYSMNDQYAGNSIGLKKHAMRLSISKAGQEGWLCEHMFLMACLGKGGRKTYFAGAYPSACGKTATAMIPGEQIVGDDIVYFRNIDGEFRGVNVEQGIFGIIKDVNAEDDPVIFENAMINQEVIFSNILQGPDKKPYWLGQGVEPPKSGLNHIGEWTEGMKDDKGNVVPVAHPNSRYTMRLDYLANFDKEGFEAKDGVKISGILYGGRDSDTSVPVEESATWKEGILLKACTLESETTAATLGAEGVRAASPMANMDFVSYPLGEYTLNNIKFGESVKDCPKIYSTNYFMRGPKGEFMTSKLAKKVWLHWAEGRFYGEYEALDTPSGKIPKYEDLQALFDEFLPNEGFNKEKYTYLFTFRCTKLIEKLERTKKFFASKDSNVPAELNKFWDDTIAKYKAVREKYGDEIKPGDFKG
- a CDS encoding FKBP-type peptidyl-prolyl cis-trans isomerase; translation: MKINGKCVVSMDYKLRNEAGEILDASGTGDPLVFLHGVGALVPGLEKELNGKTSGDTLRVKVSPAEGYGEHMPQLIQKLPKESFQGVDDIEVGMEFQASSEDGHVMVVRVDSIDGDEITINGNHPLAGMTLDFEVGITDVREATAEELEHGHVHGAHGHH